From one Triticum urartu cultivar G1812 chromosome 3, Tu2.1, whole genome shotgun sequence genomic stretch:
- the LOC125544299 gene encoding mannan endo-1,4-beta-mannosidase 1: MRLRHGAPVALSVLVLLCVHGGQEAEAAGGGFVRAQGTRFVINGSPYYANGFNAYWLMTMAADPAQRGKVTSALSQAAARGLSVARTWAFSDGGSNALQYAPGSYNENTFKGLDFVLSEARKNGIKVILSLVNNYDTFGGKKQYVEWARGRGQAVGSEDDFFTNSLVKGFYKNHVKTVLTRVNTVTGVAYKNDPTILAWELMNEPRCQSDLSGRTIQSWIREMAAHVKSIDGNHMLEAGLEGFYGASSSRAASVNPAGRQVGTDFIANNQVPGIDFATVHSYPDQWLSSSDDQAQRSFLGRWLDAHIADAQGTLRKPLLIAEFGKSQRDPGFSSAQRDAQFGMVYAKIYESARRGGPTVGGLFWQLMADGMDSYGDGYQVIFAEAPASTTGVITAESRKLKMLGKAFARAERAKRDAGGKVTGGN; this comes from the exons ATGAGGCTTCGTCATGGAGCACCAGTTGCTCTGTCCGTGCTCGTGCTGCTGTGCGTCCATGGAGGACAAGAAGCGGAGGCTGCGGGAGGCGGGTTCGTGAGGGCGCAGGGCACCCGCTTCGTCATCAACGGCAGCCCCTACTACGCCAACGGCTTCAACGCCTACTGGCTCATGACCATGGCCGCCGACCCCGCGCAGAGGGGCAAGGTCACCTCCGCGCTCAGCCAGGCCGCGGCCCGCGGCCTCTCCGTCGCCAGAACCTGGGCCTTCAGCGACGGCGGCAGCAATGCGCTGCAGTACGCCCCCGGCAGCTACAACGAGAACACCTTCAAG GGGTTGGATTTTGTGCTGTCTGAGGCTAGGAAGAATGGGATTAAGGTGATACTGAGCCTTGTGAACAACTACGACACTTTTGGAGGGAAGAAGCAGTATGTAGAGTGGGCAAGAGGGCGGGGGCAGGCCGTCGGATCTGAAGATGACTTCTTCACCAACTCTCTTGTCAAGGGCTTCTACAAGAACCATGTCAAG ACGGTGCTGACGAGGGTGAACACGGTGACCGGGGTGGCGTACAAGAACGACCCGACGATCCTGGCGTGGGAGCTGATGAACGAGCCCCGGTGCCAGTCCGACCTCTCCGGGCGGACCATCCAGTCGTGGATCAGGGAGATGGCGGCGCACGTCAAGTCCATCGACGGCAACCACATGCTGGAGGCCGGCCTGGAGGGCTTCTACGGCGCGTCCTCGTCCCGGGCCGCCTCCGTGAACCCGGCCGGGCGCCAGGTGGGCACCGATTTCATCGCCAACAACCAGGTCCCCGGCATCGACTTCGCCACCGTGCACTCGTACCCGGACCAGTGGCTGTCGAGCTCCGACGACCAGGCGCAGCGGAGCTTCCTGGGCAGGTGGCTGGACGCGCACATCGCGGACGCGCAGGGGACGCTGCGCAAGCCGCTGCTGATCGCCGAGTTCGGCAAGTCGCAGAGGGACCCCGGGTTCAGCAGCGCCCAGCGGGACGCGCAGTTCGGCATGGTCTACGCCAAGATCTACGAGTCAGCGCGGAGGGGCGGCCCCACGGTGGGCGGGCTCTTCTGGCAGCTCATGGCCGACGGCATGGACTCCTACGGGGACGGCTACCAGGTCATCTTCGCGGAGGCGCCGGCGTCCACCACCGGCGTCATCACGGCGGAGAGCCGcaagctcaagatgctcggcAAGGCGTTCGCGCGGGCCGAGCGCGCCAAGCGGGACGCGGGCGGGAAGGTCACCGGTGGCAATTAG
- the LOC125544298 gene encoding aspartic proteinase oryzasin-1-like, translating to MGTGRLVFHLLLLSNVLLHALLATPAEGLVRIALKKRPVDENGVVLVAGRLTGDDAEAKGHVVALKNYHNAQYHGEIGIGTPPQNFTVIFDTGSSNLWVPSSKCFLSIACYFHASYKAKRSSTYKKNGKIVAIQYGTGAISGYVSQDNVQVGDVVVKNQDFIEATREPSITFMVAKFDGIFGLGFKEISKGDVVPVWYNMVSQGLVSSPIFSLWLNRHAGEGQGGEIVFGGIDPNHHNGDHTYVPVTRKGYWQFDMGDVLIGGNSTGLCASRCAAIADSGTSLLSGPTAIITQINEKIGAPGVVSQECKAVVSQYGQRILDLLLKEMDPSKICSLVGLCTPDGTQGVRAGIRSVLDHEGGRSNDVMCHACEMAVVWMTNQLAKNQTQDLIFKYINQLCDRIPSPMGESSVDCGRLASMPDIAFSIGGKQFVLTPEQYILKIGEGDATQCISGFTAMDIPRPRGPLWILGDIFMGAYHTVYDYGNMKIGFAKAA from the exons ATGGGAACTGGCCGCCTCGTgttccacctcctcctcctctccaacGTGCTCCTCCATGCCCTCCTCGCCACGCCCGCGGAGGGCCTTGTCCGCATCGCGCTGAAGAAGCGACCAGTCGACGAGAACGGCGTCGTCCTCGTCGCTGGCCGCCTCACCGGAGATGACGCCGAGGCAAAGGGCCACGTCGTGGCACTGAAGAACTACCACAACGCTCAGTACCACGGCGAGATCGGCATCGGAACGCCGCCGCAGAACTTCACCGTCATCTTCGACACAGGCAGCTCCAACCTCTGGGTGCCCTCCTCCAAGTGCTTCCTCTCG ATTGCATGCTACTTCCATGCGAGCTACAAGGCCAAGCGGTCCAGCACGTACAAGAAGAATG GAAAAATAGTTGCAATTCAGTATGGAACTGGTGCAATTTCTGGCTATGTTAGCCAGGACAATGTGCAAGTTGGTGATGTAGTTGTGAAAAATCAG GATTTTATTGAAGCTACCAGGGAACCAAGTATTACTTTTATGGTTGCAAAATTTGATGGCATTTTTGGTCTTGGGTTTAAAGAAATCTCGAAAGGTGATGTTGTACCTGTCTG GTATAACATGGTTAGCCAAGGCCTAGTTAGTAGCCCTATTTTCTCATTGTGGTTGAACAGACATGCCGGTGAAGGGCAAGGGGGAGAAATTGTGTTTGGAGGAATTGATCCTAATCATCATAACGGAGATCATACATATGTCCCTGTTACTAGGAAGGGATACTGGCAG TTTGATATGGGTGATGTCTTGATTGGAGGAAATTCCACAG GATTATGTGCGTCTCGCTGTGCAGCTATAGCAGATTCTGGAACTTCATTGCTTTCTGGTCCCACG GCGATAATTACTCAAATAAATGAAAAGATCGGTGCACCTGGGGTAGTCAGCCAAGAGTGCAAGGCCGTTGTTTCTCAGTATGGGCAACGGATCCTAGATCTGCTGTTAAAGGAG ATGGATCCATCAAAAATATGCTCTTTAGTCGGTCTATGTACTCCAGATGGAACACAAGGTGTAAG GGCTGGTATTCGAAGTGTGCTAGATCATGAAGGTGGGAGATCAAATGATGTCATGTGCCATGCTTGTGAGATGGCTGTTGTATGGATGACGAACCAACTTGCAAAGAATCAAACTCAGGATCTTATTTTTAAGTACATTAATCAG CTATGTGACCGTATTCCTAGCCCTATGGGAGAATCATCTGTGGACTGCGGCAGACTTGCATCCATGCCTGACATCGCTTTCTCCATCGGGGGCAAACAGTTTGTGCTGACACCAGAGCAA TATATCCTGAAGATCGGTGAGGGGGATGCTACCCAGTGCATCAGCGGATTCACGGCCATGGACATTCCTCGTCCCCGTGGCCCTCTCTG GATCCTGGGCGATATATTCATGGGAGCCTACCATACCGTCTACGACTATGGCAACATGAAGATTGGGTTCGCGAAGGCGGCATAG